In Polyodon spathula isolate WHYD16114869_AA chromosome 11, ASM1765450v1, whole genome shotgun sequence, one genomic interval encodes:
- the LOC121323234 gene encoding inositol polyphosphate 1-phosphatase-like isoform X4, giving the protein MVEYSSRSTGKHSSKLGLLSPEDKRSTGFEDKMSDMIAALVHASEKAAKIARACRLEESLFGLLIEEKKEGEKNKKFVTDFKTLADVLVQEVIKHDVGKQFPGIENNIFGEESNEFMNGLDSTFQYIKGVSDSKPNNNIYSCGLQCVTILIGVYDLHSGTPIMGVVNQPFAVQDPETQRWSGQYYWGISYGTTNVCSLGPHSKNGGVSSESNSMPAPQHLKKGSAADLEEERFSAVLSTGETVCVQTLLKEACGDNIHYAAGAGYKSLCVVLGFVDVYVFSEDTTFKWDCCSPHAILKSLGGGMADLKECLRRRQDGNREDCSELVYNVPVQDVKGADRWANKGGLVAYRSHKHLEAVLNLLSGISV; this is encoded by the exons ATGGTCGAATACAGCTCACGATCAACAGGAAAACACTCAAGCAAGTTGGGTTTGCTGTCGCCAGAGGATAAAAG GAGTACAGGCTTTGAGGACAAGATGTCAGACATGATCGCTGCTTTGGTTCACGCCTCCGAGAAGGCTGCGAAGATTGCTCGGGCCTGCAGACTGGAGGAGTCCCTCTTCGGACTGCTAatagaagaaaagaaagagggagagaagAACAAGAAGTTTGTCACTGATTTTAAGACGCTAGCAGATGTTCTGGTGCAAGAAGTTATAAAGCATGATGTAGGAAAACAA TTCCCAGGCATAGAAAATAACATATTTGGAGAAGAATCAAATGAATTTATGAATGGGCTAG actCAACTTTTCAGTATATAAAAGGGGTTTCTGATTCCAAACCGAACAATAACATTTACAGCTGTGGTCTTCAGTGTGTGACTATTCTTATCGGTGTATATGACTTGCATTCTGGAACACCAATAATGGGAGTTGTCAATCAGCCTTTTGCAGTACAGGATCCAGAAACACAAAG ATGGAGTGGACAGTACTATTGGGGGATTTCCTATGGTACAACCAATGTTTGTTCTCTCGGGCCACACAGCAAAAACGGGGGTGTTTCATCAGAATCCAACTCCATGCCTGCACCCCAACACCTCAAAAAGGGCAGCGCTGCCGATTTGGAAGAGGAGCGTTTTTCAGCTGTCCTGAGCACGGGGGAAACCGTGTGTGTCCAGACCCTGCTAAAGGAGGCCTGTGGAGATAATATTCACTATGCAGCTGGAGCTGGCTACAAGAGCCTTTGTGTTGTGCTTGGATTTGTAGATGTATATGTGTTCTCAGAAGACACTACCTTCAAATGGGACTGCTGTTCCCCTCATGCTATCTTAAAGTCACTGGGCGGAGGAATGGCAGACCTCAAGGAGTGTCTGAGGAGGAGGCAGGATGGGAATCGGGAGGACTGTTCAGAGTTGGTCTACAATGTACCAGTGCAAGATGTCAAAGGGGCAGATAGGTGGGCAAATAAAGGGGGTCTTGTGGCATATAGATCCCATAAGCATTTAGAGGCTGTCTTAAACCTATTGTCAGGTATTTCAGTATAG
- the LOC121323234 gene encoding inositol polyphosphate 1-phosphatase-like isoform X2 produces the protein MVEYSSRSTGKHSSKLGLLSPEDKRSTGFEDKMSDMIAALVHASEKAAKIARACRLEESLFGLLIEEKKEGEKNKKFVTDFKTLADVLVQEVIKHDVGKQCIFAGEKIHVKVCETEQETAKLLSKVLDGNMKAAEVLARSAHQNIVIPDLNTGRIDIPQDRLGVWVDPIDSTFQYIKGVSDSKPNNNIYSCGLQCVTILIGVYDLHSGTPIMGVVNQPFAVQDPETQRWSGQYYWGISYGTTNVCSLGPHSKNGGVSSESNSMPAPQHLKKGSAADLEEERFSAVLSTGETVCVQTLLKEACGDNIHYAAGAGYKSLCVVLGFVDVYVFSEDTTFKWDCCSPHAILKSLGGGMADLKECLRRRQDGNREDCSELVYNVPVQDVKGADRWANKGGLVAYRSHKHLEAVLNLLSGISV, from the exons ATGGTCGAATACAGCTCACGATCAACAGGAAAACACTCAAGCAAGTTGGGTTTGCTGTCGCCAGAGGATAAAAG GAGTACAGGCTTTGAGGACAAGATGTCAGACATGATCGCTGCTTTGGTTCACGCCTCCGAGAAGGCTGCGAAGATTGCTCGGGCCTGCAGACTGGAGGAGTCCCTCTTCGGACTGCTAatagaagaaaagaaagagggagagaagAACAAGAAGTTTGTCACTGATTTTAAGACGCTAGCAGATGTTCTGGTGCAAGAAGTTATAAAGCATGATGTAGGAAAACAA TGTATCTTTGCAGGGGAGAAAATTCATGTTAAAGTTTGTGAAACAGAGCAGGAAACGGCAAAGCTTCTCAGTAAAGTCCTTGATGGCAACATGAAAGCAGCCGAAGTCCTTGCTCGATCAGCCCATCAAAACATTGTcattcctgacctgaacaccGGGAGGATTGATATTCCACAGGACCGCTTGGGAGTGTGGGTAGATCCAATAG actCAACTTTTCAGTATATAAAAGGGGTTTCTGATTCCAAACCGAACAATAACATTTACAGCTGTGGTCTTCAGTGTGTGACTATTCTTATCGGTGTATATGACTTGCATTCTGGAACACCAATAATGGGAGTTGTCAATCAGCCTTTTGCAGTACAGGATCCAGAAACACAAAG ATGGAGTGGACAGTACTATTGGGGGATTTCCTATGGTACAACCAATGTTTGTTCTCTCGGGCCACACAGCAAAAACGGGGGTGTTTCATCAGAATCCAACTCCATGCCTGCACCCCAACACCTCAAAAAGGGCAGCGCTGCCGATTTGGAAGAGGAGCGTTTTTCAGCTGTCCTGAGCACGGGGGAAACCGTGTGTGTCCAGACCCTGCTAAAGGAGGCCTGTGGAGATAATATTCACTATGCAGCTGGAGCTGGCTACAAGAGCCTTTGTGTTGTGCTTGGATTTGTAGATGTATATGTGTTCTCAGAAGACACTACCTTCAAATGGGACTGCTGTTCCCCTCATGCTATCTTAAAGTCACTGGGCGGAGGAATGGCAGACCTCAAGGAGTGTCTGAGGAGGAGGCAGGATGGGAATCGGGAGGACTGTTCAGAGTTGGTCTACAATGTACCAGTGCAAGATGTCAAAGGGGCAGATAGGTGGGCAAATAAAGGGGGTCTTGTGGCATATAGATCCCATAAGCATTTAGAGGCTGTCTTAAACCTATTGTCAGGTATTTCAGTATAG
- the LOC121323234 gene encoding inositol polyphosphate 1-phosphatase-like isoform X1, whose product MVEYSSRSTGKHSSKLGLLSPEDKRSTGFEDKMSDMIAALVHASEKAAKIARACRLEESLFGLLIEEKKEGEKNKKFVTDFKTLADVLVQEVIKHDVGKQFPGIENNIFGEESNEFMNGLGEKIHVKVCETEQETAKLLSKVLDGNMKAAEVLARSAHQNIVIPDLNTGRIDIPQDRLGVWVDPIDSTFQYIKGVSDSKPNNNIYSCGLQCVTILIGVYDLHSGTPIMGVVNQPFAVQDPETQRWSGQYYWGISYGTTNVCSLGPHSKNGGVSSESNSMPAPQHLKKGSAADLEEERFSAVLSTGETVCVQTLLKEACGDNIHYAAGAGYKSLCVVLGFVDVYVFSEDTTFKWDCCSPHAILKSLGGGMADLKECLRRRQDGNREDCSELVYNVPVQDVKGADRWANKGGLVAYRSHKHLEAVLNLLSGISV is encoded by the exons ATGGTCGAATACAGCTCACGATCAACAGGAAAACACTCAAGCAAGTTGGGTTTGCTGTCGCCAGAGGATAAAAG GAGTACAGGCTTTGAGGACAAGATGTCAGACATGATCGCTGCTTTGGTTCACGCCTCCGAGAAGGCTGCGAAGATTGCTCGGGCCTGCAGACTGGAGGAGTCCCTCTTCGGACTGCTAatagaagaaaagaaagagggagagaagAACAAGAAGTTTGTCACTGATTTTAAGACGCTAGCAGATGTTCTGGTGCAAGAAGTTATAAAGCATGATGTAGGAAAACAA TTCCCAGGCATAGAAAATAACATATTTGGAGAAGAATCAAATGAATTTATGAATGGGCTAG GGGAGAAAATTCATGTTAAAGTTTGTGAAACAGAGCAGGAAACGGCAAAGCTTCTCAGTAAAGTCCTTGATGGCAACATGAAAGCAGCCGAAGTCCTTGCTCGATCAGCCCATCAAAACATTGTcattcctgacctgaacaccGGGAGGATTGATATTCCACAGGACCGCTTGGGAGTGTGGGTAGATCCAATAG actCAACTTTTCAGTATATAAAAGGGGTTTCTGATTCCAAACCGAACAATAACATTTACAGCTGTGGTCTTCAGTGTGTGACTATTCTTATCGGTGTATATGACTTGCATTCTGGAACACCAATAATGGGAGTTGTCAATCAGCCTTTTGCAGTACAGGATCCAGAAACACAAAG ATGGAGTGGACAGTACTATTGGGGGATTTCCTATGGTACAACCAATGTTTGTTCTCTCGGGCCACACAGCAAAAACGGGGGTGTTTCATCAGAATCCAACTCCATGCCTGCACCCCAACACCTCAAAAAGGGCAGCGCTGCCGATTTGGAAGAGGAGCGTTTTTCAGCTGTCCTGAGCACGGGGGAAACCGTGTGTGTCCAGACCCTGCTAAAGGAGGCCTGTGGAGATAATATTCACTATGCAGCTGGAGCTGGCTACAAGAGCCTTTGTGTTGTGCTTGGATTTGTAGATGTATATGTGTTCTCAGAAGACACTACCTTCAAATGGGACTGCTGTTCCCCTCATGCTATCTTAAAGTCACTGGGCGGAGGAATGGCAGACCTCAAGGAGTGTCTGAGGAGGAGGCAGGATGGGAATCGGGAGGACTGTTCAGAGTTGGTCTACAATGTACCAGTGCAAGATGTCAAAGGGGCAGATAGGTGGGCAAATAAAGGGGGTCTTGTGGCATATAGATCCCATAAGCATTTAGAGGCTGTCTTAAACCTATTGTCAGGTATTTCAGTATAG
- the LOC121323234 gene encoding inositol polyphosphate 1-phosphatase-like isoform X3, translating to MSDMIAALVHASEKAAKIARACRLEESLFGLLIEEKKEGEKNKKFVTDFKTLADVLVQEVIKHDVGKQFPGIENNIFGEESNEFMNGLGEKIHVKVCETEQETAKLLSKVLDGNMKAAEVLARSAHQNIVIPDLNTGRIDIPQDRLGVWVDPIDSTFQYIKGVSDSKPNNNIYSCGLQCVTILIGVYDLHSGTPIMGVVNQPFAVQDPETQRWSGQYYWGISYGTTNVCSLGPHSKNGGVSSESNSMPAPQHLKKGSAADLEEERFSAVLSTGETVCVQTLLKEACGDNIHYAAGAGYKSLCVVLGFVDVYVFSEDTTFKWDCCSPHAILKSLGGGMADLKECLRRRQDGNREDCSELVYNVPVQDVKGADRWANKGGLVAYRSHKHLEAVLNLLSGISV from the exons ATGTCAGACATGATCGCTGCTTTGGTTCACGCCTCCGAGAAGGCTGCGAAGATTGCTCGGGCCTGCAGACTGGAGGAGTCCCTCTTCGGACTGCTAatagaagaaaagaaagagggagagaagAACAAGAAGTTTGTCACTGATTTTAAGACGCTAGCAGATGTTCTGGTGCAAGAAGTTATAAAGCATGATGTAGGAAAACAA TTCCCAGGCATAGAAAATAACATATTTGGAGAAGAATCAAATGAATTTATGAATGGGCTAG GGGAGAAAATTCATGTTAAAGTTTGTGAAACAGAGCAGGAAACGGCAAAGCTTCTCAGTAAAGTCCTTGATGGCAACATGAAAGCAGCCGAAGTCCTTGCTCGATCAGCCCATCAAAACATTGTcattcctgacctgaacaccGGGAGGATTGATATTCCACAGGACCGCTTGGGAGTGTGGGTAGATCCAATAG actCAACTTTTCAGTATATAAAAGGGGTTTCTGATTCCAAACCGAACAATAACATTTACAGCTGTGGTCTTCAGTGTGTGACTATTCTTATCGGTGTATATGACTTGCATTCTGGAACACCAATAATGGGAGTTGTCAATCAGCCTTTTGCAGTACAGGATCCAGAAACACAAAG ATGGAGTGGACAGTACTATTGGGGGATTTCCTATGGTACAACCAATGTTTGTTCTCTCGGGCCACACAGCAAAAACGGGGGTGTTTCATCAGAATCCAACTCCATGCCTGCACCCCAACACCTCAAAAAGGGCAGCGCTGCCGATTTGGAAGAGGAGCGTTTTTCAGCTGTCCTGAGCACGGGGGAAACCGTGTGTGTCCAGACCCTGCTAAAGGAGGCCTGTGGAGATAATATTCACTATGCAGCTGGAGCTGGCTACAAGAGCCTTTGTGTTGTGCTTGGATTTGTAGATGTATATGTGTTCTCAGAAGACACTACCTTCAAATGGGACTGCTGTTCCCCTCATGCTATCTTAAAGTCACTGGGCGGAGGAATGGCAGACCTCAAGGAGTGTCTGAGGAGGAGGCAGGATGGGAATCGGGAGGACTGTTCAGAGTTGGTCTACAATGTACCAGTGCAAGATGTCAAAGGGGCAGATAGGTGGGCAAATAAAGGGGGTCTTGTGGCATATAGATCCCATAAGCATTTAGAGGCTGTCTTAAACCTATTGTCAGGTATTTCAGTATAG